Proteins from a single region of Mus pahari chromosome 2, PAHARI_EIJ_v1.1, whole genome shotgun sequence:
- the Znf862 gene encoding zinc finger protein 862, whose translation MELGESGKVPVTFDDVTVYLLQEEWLLLGKPQKDFSTSDKLTAPRGPIAANPELFRGLGQATKAAPGPEEPSEPSSWKNPSDLYGRT comes from the exons ATGGAGCTCGGGGAGTCCGGGAAG GTTCCTGTGACCTTTGATGACGTCACTGTGTACTTGCTGCAGGAAGAATGGCTGCTTCTGGGTAAGCCGCAGAAGGACTTCTCTACTTCTGACAAGCTGACAGCACCTCGAG GACCGATTGCTGCCAATCCTGAACTATTCCGTGGTTTGGGGCAAGCGACCAAGGCAGCTCCGGGGCCAGAGGAGCCTTCTGAACCATCATCCtg GAAAAACCCAAGTGACCTGTATGGAAGAACTTGA